In Macadamia integrifolia cultivar HAES 741 unplaced genomic scaffold, SCU_Mint_v3 scaffold3475, whole genome shotgun sequence, the sequence GGATTGCAAAGAGTAGGTCTGGGCCGATCTCCTCCCTGGTGCGGAGTTCAATGTCGTCCATGAAAGTGTGAATTCCAGCAGCATGCAAGACATTGTAGAGGTGGATGGTAAACGTGTTGCAAGTATCTATACAGCTGAAGTTGAGGAATACATCATAACTCTGACCAGATGAGAAGGAGGAGGCGGAGGAGACCGGCCTAGACTTACTCTCTGTGAGTATCTATAACCCTGAAGTTGAGGAATGCATCATAACGTCGTCCATGATTTGATggaatttaaaacataataattCGTAAATCGTAATAAGGATCTTACCAATACACTATGAACCATTTCAATCTAAAAGATGAGAAATGATGGATCGTTCACCGTCGATGGCGTGTTGTTTCCAGCGGAGCTTGATGCAGCCATTGATGCCATCTATGCACGAATgagcaaccttcttcttcttggaggtAGGCTTCTCCCTTTGGTATTTTCTCAATGCACTTCTCTAATGGGTGAGATTAGTACGTAACCATACAAGGGGGGGACCTAGTCTCCTTTAATAATACAATGCCCATCTCCCATTAAGGTAGGCCAATCAATTAGAGAGGAATCTTTCCTATTTGCAGCCAAACAAATACGGTGGATAtccttaatagaatccaagctaattggcaatcaaatcaaatattggatTTCCATAATGGAACTCAATCAATGGTCAATTGGGACATATTAAGAAATAAATCCTACATATATACCCCTGAAGTTGAGGAATACATCATAACTCTGAccagatgaggaggaggaggaggtggacgGAGATCGTCGGGGTGCCCTGGTGATGTCTTCTCCAAAAGACGagagttttctttttattgcaaAATCTGTTTCTAAGTAATTAATCTTCACTCTTCGATGGAAACCTCTCTCCCCTTCCCTCTACTAAGTCTTCTCCGAAAGACAACGagagattttc encodes:
- the LOC122068162 gene encoding TMV resistance protein N-like; amino-acid sequence: MASMAASSSAGNNTPSTILTESKSRPVSSASSFSSGQSYDVFLNFSCIDTCNTFTIHLYNVLHAAGIHTFMDDIELRTREEIGPDLLFAIQQSRISIPIFLKNYASSKWCLKELAEIVECKKTMNQCVLPIFYHVDPTDITLGPMRRIFRNTTSVSIRGSLTSGKML